Below is a genomic region from Thermoanaerobacterium sp. PSU-2.
TTCCCCTCGCCGCTTATCGCGACATCGTCTATCTTACCACATTATCTTCTCTCTGTCAACTGCTTTTTTCTTTTCTTTTGCACTCGCAGTGACAGGTATTAATATATCATATTAATTAGCTTATATCAAATATTTTTTACCTTCAAAATACGCGTTTTTCGGTTATTATATGAATATATTTTAAGATTTCATTAATTTGCTTCTTTTTTCTTCATTATTTTAATTTTAAATAACAAAAAAAGCGCATATAGCGCTCTTTTTATCTCTTTGAAAATTGTGGTGCTTTTCTTGCTTTCTTGAGACCGTATTTCTTTCTCTCTTTCATCCTTGGATCTCTTGTCACAAATCCAGCCTTCTTAAGAATCGGTCTTAATTCATTGTCAGCCTTCATTAATGCTCTTGTAATACCTAATCTAATTGCACCAGCTTGGCCTGATAATCCACCGCCTTCAACTTTAGCAATTACATCAAATTTATCGATATTTTCAGTTAAAATAAGTGGTTGTCTGACCGTGTATTTTAAAGTGTCCAATCCGAAATAGTCGTCAAGAGATCTACCATTTATTATTATGTTGCCTTTCCCTGGGACTAATCTAACACGTGCAACAGATGTTTTTCTCCTACCTGTACCAAAAAATTGGATAGCAGCCATTACCTATTCCCTCCTTATATGTCAAGTTTCTCTGGTTTCTGTGCTGCATGCTTATGTTCAGGACCAGTATAAACTTTTAATTTTTTTATCATTTGTCTTCCTAATTTGTTTTTAGGAAGCATTCCTTTTACAGCTCTCATGATAGCTTTTTCAGGTTTTGTCCTCATTAAAGTCTTGTACTGTATTAATTTAAGTCCACCAGGATGCCCTGTGTAATATTTAAAGTACTTTTGCTCTAATTTTTTGCCCGTCAATACGACTTTGTCTGCATTGACAATTATCACAAAATCACCTGTATCAACGCTGGGTGAATATATCGGTTTATTTTTACCAGACAAAATCTTTGCAACTTGGCTAGCTAATCTGCCTAACACTTTTCCTTCGGCATCTATGACATACCATTTTCTTTCCACTTCATTCTTTTTTGGCATGAATGACTTCACTATATTTTACCTCCTTAAGAAACTTATACTTAAGTAACATATCTTCAATAAACGGGGCATAATTTTACATAATATAATTTTAATCCACAGCACCACCCATGTCAATAGTATATTTTAGTTAAAAACAATCCTTGTGGTGGTGCAGTTTTCCCCGCCATGCATCGATCTTTTGATTCTAAAATTTCTTTGACGTGAATAGGGTTAATCTTCCCTAGCCCCACATCAACAATCGTTCCTACGATTATTCTGACCATATTGTATAAAAATCCATCCGCTTCAATCTCAAACTCTACATTAAAATCATTTTTTCTAAGTGAAATATCTCTTACTGTTCTTATAGAATCTTTTACACTGCTTCCACTGGCTTTAAAGGCTGAAAAATCGTGTGTCCCTTTTAAATACGTCAATGATTCAACCATTTTATCTAAATCCAATTCATTGCTTATGTGCCAGCTATAATTTCTATATATAGGTGAATTAAATTTTCTGTTGTATATGATGTATTTATACCTTTTACCTTTGGCAGAATATCTGGAATGAAAATCCATATCTGCCTCATAAGCATTTTTAATAACTATGTCTTTTGGAAGCACACTATTTAATGCATTAGGCATTTTTGATAAAGGTATATTACAGTTAGATATGAAATTGGCAACTTGATTTAGGGCATGAACTCCAGCATCTGTCCTGCTGGAACCAATCAAGTTTACATCCTCTGATGTTATTTTTTTTATCGCCTTCGTTATGACTTCTTGAACTGTAACAGCGTTTTTCTGGATCTGCCACCCATGATAATTTGTTCCATCGTATTCTATAACCAAAACTATGTTTCTCATTTAACTATCACCATGGCCAAAATCTATTCCATATTATTATTCCCACGAGAATCACTGTCAACAAAATTGCTACGTAATCTCTATTGCTTACTTTTAATTGTTTTAACTTTGTCCTATTGAATCCACCTCTATAGCACCTTGCTTCCATTGCCACTGCGAGTTCATCAGCTCTCCTAAAAGCGCTTATAAATAAAGGCACCAATAGCGGAATCAAATTTTTAGCTCTTTTGACTAAATTGCCACTTTCAAAGTCGGCACCTCTGGCCATCTGAGCTTTCATTATTTTATCTGTTTCTTCAAGCAGTGTCGGTATGAATCTCAGTGCTATTGTCATCATCATTGCTAATTCGTGGGCAGGTAATCCAATAGATTTAAATGGCGTTAAGAGGTTTTCTATTCCATCTGTAAGGGCAATCGGGGATGTCGTCAATGTCAAGAGCGATGTGCCAACTATCAAAAATATAAGCCTTAACCCCATAAATAAAGCTAATCTTACTCCATTTGAAGTTATCTTAAGCGGACCTATTGACGCAAGGTATGTTCCACCGGGAGTAAAAAATACATTCAATCCAACAGTCAATATTAAAATCACGAGAATTGGCTTTAACCCTTTAAAGATATAACTTAATGGTATTTTTGAAACAAATACGCTTAATAGCAAAAATAACAGAATAAAAATATAGCCAGAAAACTTTGTGATTATAAATAGCAAAATAATGAATACTACGGATAATATTATTTTTACTCTGGGATCTAAACGGTGTATAAATGTATTGCCAGGTATATATTGACCAATAGTTATATTTTTAAGCATTATCAACACCCCTAAGGTACTCCAATATATATTTCTTGGCTTCATCAACTGTCAAAATGTCATCAGGAAGATCTATTCCATTTTTCCTTAATTCTCTTACAAGATACGTAATTTGCGGCACACCAAGTCCTATCTTCTCAAGTTCTTCTACATGTTTAAAAACTTCTTTAGGAGTACCTATCAACGAAACTGTACCATCGTGCATAACAATGATTTTGTTCACCAATTTTGCTATGTCTTCCATACTGTGTGAGACAAGTATCGTAGTCATTTTGT
It encodes:
- the rpsI gene encoding 30S ribosomal protein S9 codes for the protein MAAIQFFGTGRRKTSVARVRLVPGKGNIIINGRSLDDYFGLDTLKYTVRQPLILTENIDKFDVIAKVEGGGLSGQAGAIRLGITRALMKADNELRPILKKAGFVTRDPRMKERKKYGLKKARKAPQFSKR
- the rplM gene encoding 50S ribosomal protein L13 yields the protein MKSFMPKKNEVERKWYVIDAEGKVLGRLASQVAKILSGKNKPIYSPSVDTGDFVIIVNADKVVLTGKKLEQKYFKYYTGHPGGLKLIQYKTLMRTKPEKAIMRAVKGMLPKNKLGRQMIKKLKVYTGPEHKHAAQKPEKLDI
- the truA gene encoding tRNA pseudouridine(38-40) synthase TruA, producing the protein MRNIVLVIEYDGTNYHGWQIQKNAVTVQEVITKAIKKITSEDVNLIGSSRTDAGVHALNQVANFISNCNIPLSKMPNALNSVLPKDIVIKNAYEADMDFHSRYSAKGKRYKYIIYNRKFNSPIYRNYSWHISNELDLDKMVESLTYLKGTHDFSAFKASGSSVKDSIRTVRDISLRKNDFNVEFEIEADGFLYNMVRIIVGTIVDVGLGKINPIHVKEILESKDRCMAGKTAPPQGLFLTKIYY
- a CDS encoding energy-coupling factor transporter transmembrane component T, whose protein sequence is MLKNITIGQYIPGNTFIHRLDPRVKIILSVVFIILLFIITKFSGYIFILLFLLLSVFVSKIPLSYIFKGLKPILVILILTVGLNVFFTPGGTYLASIGPLKITSNGVRLALFMGLRLIFLIVGTSLLTLTTSPIALTDGIENLLTPFKSIGLPAHELAMMMTIALRFIPTLLEETDKIMKAQMARGADFESGNLVKRAKNLIPLLVPLFISAFRRADELAVAMEARCYRGGFNRTKLKQLKVSNRDYVAILLTVILVGIIIWNRFWPW